Proteins found in one Rahnella aquatilis CIP 78.65 = ATCC 33071 genomic segment:
- a CDS encoding ParD-like family protein, whose product MGIIKISELMHENLRIASLAYTRSMNAQAEHWMKIGMLMETHPDMTHSEISQLLVRCSVESDENSDSIRTLLNVGGTHRKASNE is encoded by the coding sequence ATGGGTATCATTAAGATTTCAGAACTGATGCACGAGAATTTGCGTATTGCCAGCCTGGCGTATACGCGTTCGATGAACGCACAGGCCGAGCACTGGATGAAAATTGGCATGCTGATGGAAACACATCCCGACATGACGCACAGCGAAATTTCGCAATTGCTGGTGCGTTGCAGCGTGGAATCGGACGAGAACAGTGACAGCATCCGCACGCTGTTAAACGTGGGCGGCACACACAGGAAGGCAAGCAATGAATAA
- a CDS encoding pentapeptide MXKDX repeat protein codes for MKKLTVMMMSACLMMGAVSTTYAADAMAKKDTMGHMSKDCMKKDSMSKDNMAKDSMGKDCMSKDHMKKDNMSKDAMKKDAMSQ; via the coding sequence ATGAAAAAATTAACCGTAATGATGATGTCGGCTTGTCTGATGATGGGCGCAGTAAGCACCACGTATGCCGCTGACGCGATGGCGAAGAAAGACACCATGGGTCACATGTCGAAAGACTGCATGAAAAAAGACAGCATGAGCAAAGACAACATGGCAAAAGACAGTATGGGCAAAGACTGCATGTCGAAAGATCACATGAAGAAAGACAATATGTCGAAAGATGCCATGAAAAAAGATGCCATGAGCCAGTAA
- a CDS encoding molybdopterin-dependent oxidoreductase codes for MKKLIKKTISQIFSTADSEAIVQEAQKQIIRELDAPSRRLFLQRGLTLGGVAMLTGCDISDNASVENALGKISGFNDRVQGWLFGSTRLAPVYAESMITRPFPFNAFYAEEDAPQVDGNDYRLKIAGLALDKREWSLPALYNMAQVSQVTRHICVEGWSAIGKWGGVPFGDFLRLIGADLTAEYVSFKCADEYYTSIDMATALHPQTLLALTYDGQILPRKYGFPMKLRMPTKLGYKNPKHIEVIEITNKFTGGYWEDQGYNWFGGS; via the coding sequence ATGAAAAAACTTATTAAAAAAACCATCAGCCAGATTTTCAGCACCGCTGACAGCGAGGCGATTGTACAGGAAGCCCAAAAGCAGATTATCCGCGAACTGGATGCGCCTTCCCGTCGCCTGTTTTTACAACGCGGGCTGACGCTCGGCGGCGTCGCGATGCTGACCGGTTGCGATATCAGCGATAACGCCAGCGTGGAAAACGCACTCGGCAAAATCTCCGGTTTCAATGACCGTGTACAGGGCTGGCTGTTCGGCTCAACGCGTCTCGCGCCGGTGTATGCCGAATCGATGATCACCCGTCCGTTTCCGTTTAATGCGTTTTATGCCGAAGAAGATGCGCCACAGGTCGACGGTAACGACTATCGCCTGAAAATCGCCGGTCTGGCGCTGGATAAACGCGAATGGTCACTGCCGGCGCTGTACAACATGGCGCAGGTCAGCCAGGTGACGCGACACATTTGTGTCGAAGGCTGGAGCGCGATTGGCAAATGGGGCGGCGTGCCGTTCGGTGATTTTCTGCGCCTGATCGGCGCTGACCTCACGGCGGAATATGTCAGCTTTAAATGCGCCGATGAGTATTACACCAGCATTGATATGGCGACGGCGCTGCATCCGCAAACCCTGCTGGCGCTGACCTATGACGGCCAGATTTTGCCGCGCAAATACGGCTTCCCGATGAAGCTGAGAATGCCGACCAAACTCGGTTACAAGAATCCAAAACACATCGAAGTGATTGAAATTACCAATAAGTTTACCGGTGGCTACTGGGAAGATCAGGGCTACAACTGGTTCGGCGGAAGCTGA
- a CDS encoding cytochrome b/b6 domain-containing protein, producing MTIHTDLPHQAKSKPATVHPLWLRLTHWLNALAVLIMVTSGWQIYNASPLFNFDFPSTLTLGGWLGGAIQWHFAGMWLFGFNGLFYLLMNIFTGRMKQKFWPLTPRGIFNDFCAALRGKLKHDDLRHYNMVQRAAYVFVMFDGIVLVISGLVVWKSVQFPLLRALMGGFDTARYVHFLAMASLVGFVVLHIVMVALVPKTLIAMLRGR from the coding sequence ATGACAATACACACGGACTTACCTCATCAGGCAAAATCCAAACCGGCCACGGTGCACCCTTTGTGGCTGCGGCTGACCCACTGGCTGAATGCGCTGGCGGTGCTGATTATGGTGACCAGCGGCTGGCAGATTTATAACGCGTCGCCGCTGTTTAATTTTGATTTCCCCTCCACCCTCACGCTCGGTGGCTGGTTGGGCGGCGCTATTCAGTGGCATTTCGCCGGGATGTGGCTGTTCGGTTTCAATGGCCTGTTTTATCTGCTGATGAATATTTTTACCGGCCGGATGAAACAGAAATTCTGGCCGCTGACGCCGCGCGGCATCTTCAATGATTTTTGCGCCGCCCTGCGCGGCAAGCTGAAACACGATGATTTACGTCACTACAACATGGTGCAGCGCGCCGCCTACGTTTTCGTGATGTTCGACGGCATCGTGCTGGTGATTTCCGGACTGGTGGTGTGGAAATCGGTGCAGTTTCCGCTGCTGCGCGCACTGATGGGCGGCTTCGATACCGCGCGTTACGTCCATTTTCTGGCGATGGCGTCGCTGGTGGGATTTGTGGTGCTGCATATCGTGATGGTGGCGCTGGTGCCAAAAACGCTGATTGCCATGCTGCGTGGTCGCTGA
- a CDS encoding response regulator transcription factor, protein MDKTKKILIVEDDGDIAELLSLHLRDEGYEITHAADGNLGVAHLEKGGWDALILDLMLPGVDGLEICRRARNMTRYTPIIIISARSSEVHRVLGLELGADDYLAKPFSMLELVARVKALFRRQEAMSRNMKMDAGTLSFSGLVIDPIARDVMLNHQPVELTPREFDLLYFFAKNPGKVFSRLSLLNQVWGYEHEGYEHTVNTHINRLRIKIEANPAEPERILTVWGKGYKFVSSSEESQG, encoded by the coding sequence ATGGATAAGACGAAGAAGATCCTGATCGTTGAAGATGACGGGGATATCGCAGAATTGCTCAGCCTGCATCTGCGTGATGAAGGTTATGAAATTACCCACGCCGCCGATGGCAATCTGGGGGTGGCACATCTGGAGAAAGGTGGCTGGGACGCGCTGATCCTGGATCTGATGCTGCCGGGCGTCGATGGGCTGGAAATCTGCCGCCGGGCCCGCAATATGACGCGTTACACGCCGATCATTATTATCAGTGCGCGTTCCAGCGAAGTGCACCGTGTGCTCGGGCTGGAACTGGGTGCGGACGATTATCTGGCAAAACCTTTCTCCATGCTGGAACTGGTGGCGCGGGTCAAGGCACTGTTCCGGCGGCAGGAAGCGATGAGCCGTAATATGAAGATGGACGCCGGTACGCTGAGTTTCTCCGGTCTGGTGATCGACCCGATTGCGCGTGACGTCATGCTCAATCATCAGCCGGTCGAGCTGACCCCGCGCGAATTTGATCTGTTGTACTTCTTTGCCAAAAATCCCGGCAAAGTGTTCTCGCGACTCAGTCTGTTAAATCAGGTCTGGGGCTATGAACATGAAGGGTATGAACATACGGTAAACACCCATATCAACCGGCTGCGCATCAAGATAGAAGCCAATCCGGCCGAGCCGGAACGGATCCTGACCGTGTGGGGAAAAGGCTATAAATTCGTGTCCTCTTCTGAGGAGTCACAAGGGTAA
- a CDS encoding sensor histidine kinase: protein MKNLTLAQRLTLVFTGLLIACCAFSGYMQVRSSNQYSQSVIQRLSANLATQIAANNPLLSQGNWDPKAVHTLFDQLMAVNPSVEVYLLDKDGNIVGNAAPPGRLQQQKIDLAPVNALLNGAKMPVYGENPRDPQTRQVFSAAPLRVDGIIKGYVYIILLGDQYTALTSDAQYQSAISLALRSMGLVALFGLLAGALAFRWVTRPVRKLTSQIARLDTGGMEAIQALAKTNTPAGAARDEVTQLQQAFVALAKRIDQQWQSLMVQDQQRREFIANISHDLRTPLTSLHGYLETLSVKADHLSDEDRQRYLNIALTQSKKVGRLAQELFELARLEYGVVKPQKEPFSLSELVQDVFQKFELATETRGQKLLADITPGIPLVNADLGMIERVLTNLLDNAIRFTPEGGVIEIKLWKQAGQVMVQLKDSGPGIAPELKDSLFVRPSILSTNKHRAGGLGLMIVRRILQLHGSDIKLIEQPKHGACFQFSVPL, encoded by the coding sequence ATGAAAAATCTCACGCTGGCGCAACGACTGACCCTGGTGTTTACGGGGCTGCTGATCGCCTGTTGCGCGTTTTCCGGTTACATGCAGGTGCGCTCGAGCAACCAGTACAGCCAGTCGGTGATCCAGCGTCTGTCGGCCAACCTGGCGACACAGATCGCAGCAAATAATCCACTGCTCAGCCAGGGGAACTGGGATCCGAAAGCGGTTCATACGCTGTTTGATCAACTGATGGCGGTGAACCCAAGTGTTGAGGTCTATCTCCTCGATAAAGACGGCAATATCGTCGGTAATGCTGCGCCCCCCGGACGACTGCAACAGCAGAAGATTGATTTAGCGCCGGTGAACGCGCTATTAAACGGCGCGAAAATGCCGGTATATGGCGAGAATCCGCGGGATCCGCAAACGCGTCAGGTATTCAGCGCCGCGCCCTTGCGGGTGGACGGTATCATCAAGGGTTATGTGTACATCATTCTTCTCGGCGATCAATACACTGCGCTGACCAGCGACGCGCAGTATCAGTCGGCGATTTCTCTGGCGCTGCGGTCTATGGGGCTTGTGGCGCTGTTTGGCCTGCTGGCGGGCGCGCTGGCGTTCCGCTGGGTGACGCGCCCGGTGCGTAAACTCACGTCGCAGATTGCCCGGCTTGATACCGGCGGCATGGAGGCGATTCAGGCGCTGGCAAAAACGAATACGCCGGCCGGTGCAGCCCGCGATGAAGTCACGCAACTGCAACAGGCGTTTGTCGCGCTGGCAAAACGCATCGACCAGCAATGGCAAAGCCTGATGGTGCAGGATCAGCAACGCCGCGAATTTATCGCCAATATTTCCCATGACCTGCGCACGCCGCTGACCTCCCTGCACGGATATCTGGAAACGCTGTCGGTAAAAGCCGATCATCTGAGTGATGAGGACCGCCAGCGTTATCTGAATATTGCCCTGACGCAAAGTAAAAAAGTCGGGCGGCTGGCACAGGAATTATTTGAGCTGGCGCGGCTGGAATACGGCGTCGTGAAACCGCAGAAAGAGCCTTTCTCGCTGAGCGAACTGGTGCAGGATGTTTTCCAGAAATTTGAACTGGCAACTGAAACCCGCGGGCAAAAATTACTGGCCGATATCACGCCGGGTATTCCGCTGGTGAATGCGGATTTAGGGATGATTGAACGGGTGCTGACCAATTTGCTGGATAACGCCATTCGTTTCACGCCGGAAGGTGGGGTGATCGAAATAAAACTGTGGAAACAGGCAGGGCAGGTGATGGTGCAACTGAAAGACAGCGGGCCGGGCATTGCGCCAGAGCTGAAAGACAGTCTGTTCGTCCGTCCGTCGATCCTCAGTACCAACAAACACCGTGCTGGCGGGCTGGGGCTGATGATTGTCCGTCGCATTTTGCAACTGCACGGCAGCGATATTAAGCTTATCGAACAGCCGAAACACGGTGCCTGTTTCCAGTTTTCTGTGCCGCTCTGA
- a CDS encoding DMT family transporter, whose product MAWVYLFFAGIFEVVWSTAMKESHGFTRLIPSILTVFFMILSVVLLAISMKTLPLGTSYTVWVGIGAIGAFILGVVMFGESLSPLRVIAVLLIFSGVILLKVATKG is encoded by the coding sequence ATGGCCTGGGTTTATCTGTTTTTCGCCGGTATTTTTGAAGTGGTCTGGTCGACTGCGATGAAAGAATCCCACGGTTTCACCCGTCTCATTCCCAGTATTCTTACCGTTTTCTTTATGATACTCAGCGTCGTTTTGCTGGCGATTTCCATGAAAACGCTGCCCCTCGGCACATCCTACACCGTCTGGGTGGGTATCGGCGCCATCGGCGCATTCATTCTCGGTGTGGTGATGTTTGGCGAAAGCCTCAGCCCGCTGCGCGTCATCGCCGTACTGCTGATTTTCTCCGGCGTCATTTTGCTGAAAGTGGCGACGAAAGGGTAA
- a CDS encoding helix-turn-helix transcriptional regulator, with product MKEPLIAADSAKSTIAKIRAKKNDANHSRRDAGQMLAQEKTSSTVKKQTRRRVSSLTKPVSTNDRNEARLNIMRALLLGEITQGQALKALRITVLGLKQDTFAKLVSVSRKSLSEVENDKGNYTPDIINRLFKPFGLKVGLVPVSQQIFRTLFESSE from the coding sequence ATGAAAGAACCTCTGATTGCGGCCGATTCAGCGAAAAGCACCATCGCTAAAATACGGGCGAAAAAAAATGATGCGAATCATTCGCGGCGTGACGCCGGACAAATGCTGGCTCAGGAAAAAACCTCTTCCACGGTAAAAAAACAAACCCGGCGAAGAGTATCGAGCCTGACGAAACCGGTCAGCACCAATGACAGAAATGAAGCCCGACTCAACATCATGCGGGCGTTACTTTTGGGTGAAATAACGCAGGGACAAGCGTTAAAAGCTCTGCGGATCACTGTGCTGGGATTAAAGCAGGACACTTTCGCGAAATTGGTTTCCGTATCGCGTAAGTCACTGTCAGAAGTAGAAAATGATAAAGGAAATTATACCCCTGACATCATCAACAGACTGTTCAAACCCTTTGGTCTGAAAGTCGGGCTGGTGCCTGTTTCTCAGCAGATATTCAGGACTCTCTTTGAGAGCAGTGAGTAA
- a CDS encoding YgdI/YgdR family lipoprotein: MKKLLSGVAVMGIMFAVSACSSDYIISTNDGHMITTHGKPVKDKDTGLISYKDTDGSIHQVHQGDVKEIVEK, encoded by the coding sequence ATGAAAAAATTATTAAGCGGAGTGGCTGTTATGGGCATCATGTTTGCTGTCAGTGCCTGTTCCAGTGATTATATCATTTCAACCAATGACGGGCATATGATCACCACACATGGCAAGCCGGTGAAAGATAAAGATACGGGTCTGATATCTTATAAAGATACTGATGGCAGTATTCATCAGGTCCATCAGGGTGATGTCAAAGAGATTGTCGAAAAATAA
- the fecI gene encoding ferric citrate uptake sigma factor FecI — translation MSTNAAVSPARAFEALYSSHHRWLKNWLQFKLGSANDADDLAQDTFMRVLTGDSAQEIREPKSFLCTIARRVMVDFFRRNALERAYLDMLALMPEEHMPSPEQRQCLLETLQQIDTMLDGLGEKVRQAFLLSQLEGLTYPVIAERLNVSVSSVKKYMAKATEHCLLFSLEHG, via the coding sequence ATGTCCACCAACGCTGCCGTATCGCCCGCCCGCGCGTTTGAAGCGCTGTACAGCTCGCACCACCGCTGGCTGAAAAACTGGCTCCAGTTCAAACTGGGGTCGGCAAATGACGCCGATGATCTGGCGCAGGATACCTTTATGCGCGTCCTGACCGGTGACAGCGCACAGGAAATTCGCGAACCCAAATCCTTTCTTTGCACCATTGCCCGACGCGTCATGGTGGATTTTTTCCGCCGCAACGCGCTGGAACGTGCTTATCTCGACATGCTGGCATTGATGCCGGAAGAGCATATGCCGTCGCCGGAACAGCGGCAGTGTCTGCTTGAAACATTGCAGCAGATTGACACGATGCTTGACGGGTTGGGCGAAAAAGTGCGTCAGGCTTTTCTGCTTTCCCAGCTTGAAGGACTGACGTATCCGGTGATCGCTGAACGTCTCAACGTTTCGGTCAGCTCGGTCAAGAAGTACATGGCAAAGGCGACTGAACATTGTTTGTTGTTCAGCCTGGAACACGGCTGA
- the fecR gene encoding ferric citrate uptake sigma factor regulator FecR, whose product MNSSVSDHQRLALKMAARWFATLCSGEVTPQQNQKWQVWLAQHEDHRWAWQRVESLQGQMHSMPGKFSYQTLSHAHRQSDITRRRVLKGLLVLLGLGGTWKAWQTPAGQGLLADTRTSTGEIKTLRLDDGSQLSLNTASAADIRFTPQQRLIRLHQGEIRITTARDPQPVARPFLVQTQQGMLRALGTEFIVRQYDDATRLTVLKHAVEITLPGHPVPRLQVSEGHSVRFTGTAFGEVTAIESGAGSWNKGVLSVSDRRLAEVVDELARYRHGHLSCDPAVADLRISGTFPLNDTDSVLNILSRTLPVKIQTMTRYWVNVVPA is encoded by the coding sequence ATGAATTCTTCCGTCTCTGATCATCAGCGACTCGCGTTGAAAATGGCCGCCCGGTGGTTCGCCACCTTGTGTTCCGGCGAGGTTACGCCGCAGCAAAATCAGAAATGGCAGGTCTGGCTGGCGCAGCATGAAGATCATCGCTGGGCATGGCAGCGGGTGGAATCCTTACAGGGCCAGATGCACAGCATGCCCGGTAAATTCAGTTATCAGACGCTCAGTCATGCGCACCGGCAATCGGACATCACCCGACGCCGTGTGCTGAAAGGGCTGCTGGTCTTGCTCGGGCTGGGAGGGACCTGGAAAGCGTGGCAGACGCCTGCCGGACAGGGGCTGCTGGCAGATACGCGCACCTCCACCGGCGAAATCAAAACGCTGCGTCTGGATGACGGTTCGCAGCTTTCACTCAATACCGCCAGTGCCGCCGATATCCGTTTTACGCCGCAGCAGCGGTTGATCCGCCTGCATCAGGGCGAAATCCGTATTACCACGGCGCGCGATCCGCAGCCTGTTGCACGGCCTTTTCTGGTGCAAACGCAGCAGGGCATGTTGCGTGCGCTCGGCACGGAATTTATCGTCCGCCAGTATGATGATGCGACCCGTCTGACCGTGCTGAAACACGCAGTAGAAATTACGCTGCCGGGCCATCCTGTGCCACGTTTGCAGGTCAGCGAAGGCCACTCCGTGCGCTTTACCGGCACGGCATTTGGCGAGGTCACGGCGATCGAAAGTGGTGCGGGAAGCTGGAACAAAGGCGTGCTGAGCGTCAGCGACCGGCGACTGGCTGAGGTGGTGGACGAACTCGCCCGTTACCGTCACGGGCACCTGAGCTGTGATCCGGCCGTCGCGGATCTGCGCATCAGCGGCACCTTCCCGCTGAACGACACCGACAGCGTGCTGAATATTCTCTCGCGCACATTACCCGTAAAAATTCAGACAATGACCCGCTATTGGGTGAACGTGGTACCTGCGTAA
- the fecA gene encoding TonB-dependent Fe(3+) dicitrate receptor FecA, whose translation MSISRSRVVRSFGKTTPLAIAIHCAIIPAALMSALPAAAAVQSASYQIAAGDLDTALNQFAAKAGITLSVDSSLTRGKHSNGLQGNYTPDDGLTALLADSGLEAKSLGNSAFTLAAIPVPVQTPESLTVVGDWLADARENDVFEHGGARDVIRREDFVKTGATTVREVMNRIPGVNAPENNGTGSHDMAMNFGIRGLNPRLASRTTVLMDGIPVPFAPYGQPQLSLAPVSPGNMDAVDVVRGGGAVRYGPQSVGGVVNFVTRAIPKDFGIEAGTEGTYSPTSSQNHPKGTGNLMIGGTADNGLGGALLYSGTRGSDWREHSATKIDDVMLKTRYAPNEIHTFNSLLQYYEGRAEMPGGLSRADYNASRFQSTRPYDEFWGRRQLASFGYQYQPDQQHKFNIQSFYTYTLRSGYLDQGKNLTLSPRQYWVRGIEPRYSQSFNLGQTAHEVGVGYRYVSESTHELRYYSPAKSGVLPTGNSPYDRDTQSGTQANAFYIDDRIDVGDWTLTPGMRYEHIQSYQNNYIKGTKQEISYNAPLPALNVVYHLNDAWNIYGNTEGSFGTVQYSQIGKAVDSGNIGPEKARTWELGTRFDNNIVKAEVGLFLINFNNQYDSSQTTDSVTARGKTRHTGLESQIRYDLSDLSPKLENVSAYASYAYVNAVIREEGDTHGNQVPFSPKNKGTLGLDYTPGNWFFNVNSEYQSGQFADNANTVEESADGSTGRIPGFMLWGARAGYQFGADMANLNLAFGVKNIFDHEYFTRAYDDNNKGIYAGQPRTLYMQGSLKF comes from the coding sequence ATGTCCATTTCACGCTCACGCGTTGTTCGTTCTTTTGGCAAAACAACACCACTGGCGATCGCTATTCACTGCGCGATCATTCCTGCTGCGCTGATGTCTGCGCTTCCCGCTGCGGCTGCGGTTCAGTCTGCGTCTTATCAGATTGCTGCGGGCGATCTTGATACCGCACTGAATCAGTTTGCGGCCAAAGCGGGTATCACACTGTCGGTGGATTCATCGCTGACGCGCGGCAAGCACAGCAACGGGTTGCAGGGAAATTATACCCCTGATGATGGCCTGACGGCGCTGCTGGCAGACAGCGGGCTGGAAGCCAAATCACTGGGTAATAGTGCTTTTACGCTGGCGGCTATCCCGGTACCGGTACAGACGCCGGAATCACTGACCGTGGTCGGTGACTGGCTGGCGGATGCGCGTGAAAACGACGTTTTTGAGCATGGCGGGGCGCGTGATGTCATCCGTCGTGAAGACTTTGTGAAAACCGGCGCGACGACGGTGCGTGAAGTGATGAACCGCATTCCGGGTGTGAATGCGCCGGAAAATAACGGCACCGGCAGTCACGATATGGCGATGAATTTCGGTATCCGTGGCCTGAACCCGCGCCTTGCCAGCCGAACAACCGTGCTGATGGACGGCATTCCGGTGCCGTTCGCGCCTTACGGCCAGCCGCAACTTTCCCTTGCGCCGGTTTCACCCGGTAACATGGATGCGGTGGATGTGGTACGCGGCGGCGGTGCGGTGCGTTACGGGCCGCAAAGCGTCGGCGGCGTGGTGAACTTTGTCACCCGTGCCATACCGAAAGATTTTGGTATCGAAGCCGGAACGGAAGGCACTTACAGCCCGACCTCCAGCCAGAATCACCCGAAAGGCACCGGCAACCTGATGATTGGCGGTACGGCGGATAACGGCCTCGGTGGCGCATTATTGTATTCCGGCACCCGCGGCAGCGACTGGCGTGAACACAGCGCGACGAAAATCGACGACGTGATGCTGAAAACCCGTTACGCGCCGAATGAAATCCACACGTTTAACAGCCTGCTGCAATATTACGAAGGCCGCGCAGAAATGCCGGGCGGTTTGTCCCGTGCCGATTACAATGCCAGCCGTTTTCAGTCCACGCGCCCGTACGACGAATTCTGGGGACGCCGCCAGCTCGCCAGTTTCGGTTATCAGTACCAGCCGGATCAACAGCATAAATTCAACATTCAGAGCTTCTACACCTACACGCTGCGCAGCGGCTATCTCGATCAGGGCAAAAATCTGACGCTTTCCCCGCGCCAGTATTGGGTGCGTGGTATCGAACCGCGTTACAGCCAGAGCTTCAATCTGGGCCAGACCGCGCATGAAGTGGGCGTCGGTTACCGCTACGTCAGCGAATCTACCCACGAACTGCGCTACTACAGCCCGGCTAAATCCGGCGTACTGCCGACCGGCAACAGCCCGTATGACCGCGATACCCAGTCCGGCACGCAGGCCAACGCGTTTTATATCGATGACCGTATCGACGTCGGCGACTGGACCCTCACGCCGGGTATGCGCTACGAACATATCCAGTCTTACCAGAATAACTATATCAAAGGCACGAAGCAGGAAATCAGCTACAACGCGCCGCTGCCTGCGCTGAATGTCGTGTATCACCTGAACGACGCCTGGAATATTTACGGCAACACCGAAGGTTCTTTCGGCACCGTGCAGTACAGCCAGATTGGCAAAGCGGTGGACAGCGGCAACATCGGGCCGGAAAAAGCCCGCACCTGGGAACTGGGTACGCGCTTTGATAACAACATTGTGAAAGCGGAAGTCGGTCTGTTCCTGATCAACTTTAACAATCAGTACGATTCCAGCCAGACCACCGACAGCGTAACCGCGCGCGGTAAAACCCGTCACACCGGGCTGGAAAGCCAGATCCGTTACGACCTGTCCGATCTGTCGCCGAAACTGGAAAACGTCTCTGCCTACGCCAGTTATGCCTATGTCAACGCGGTGATCCGCGAAGAGGGCGATACGCATGGCAATCAGGTGCCGTTCTCGCCGAAAAACAAGGGCACGCTGGGGCTGGATTACACACCGGGCAACTGGTTCTTCAACGTCAACAGCGAATACCAGTCCGGTCAGTTTGCTGACAACGCCAACACGGTCGAAGAAAGTGCTGACGGCAGCACCGGCCGCATTCCGGGCTTTATGCTGTGGGGCGCACGGGCCGGTTATCAGTTCGGTGCAGACATGGCAAACCTGAACCTGGCTTTCGGTGTGAAAAACATTTTCGATCACGAATATTTCACCCGCGCCTATGACGATAACAACAAAGGCATCTACGCAGGGCAGCCGCGCACGTTGTATATGCAAGGCTCCCTGAAGTTCTGA
- a CDS encoding Fe(3+) dicitrate ABC transporter substrate-binding protein FecB yields MSFFSRFALFASLCFLLPAAQAVTVTDQQGSFTIDSTPKRVVVLELSFVDALAVVDVSPVGVADDNDADRILPQVRQRISAWQSVGTRSQPSLEAIAALKPDLIIADSSRHSGIYAALKGIAPTLLLKSRNETYSEDLASAAIIGKVLGKDVLMQQRLKEHHQRMQAFAAQLPKGTQVVFGTSREQQFNLHTRDSYTGSVLTSLGLIVPEPVNQQALANISFEQLLAINPDWLIVAHYRQESIVRQWQQDPLWQMMKAAQQKQEASVDSNVWARMRGVFAAEQIARDTVQILHHQALKTAP; encoded by the coding sequence ATGTCTTTTTTCTCCCGCTTTGCGCTTTTTGCCAGCTTATGTTTTTTACTGCCTGCCGCGCAGGCCGTGACGGTAACCGATCAGCAGGGCAGTTTTACGATTGATAGCACGCCAAAACGGGTAGTGGTGCTGGAACTGTCCTTTGTGGATGCGCTGGCGGTGGTGGATGTCAGCCCGGTGGGTGTGGCAGACGATAACGATGCGGATCGCATTTTACCGCAGGTGCGTCAGCGCATCAGCGCCTGGCAGTCGGTCGGCACGCGTTCGCAGCCGAGCCTTGAGGCGATTGCCGCGCTGAAACCGGATTTGATCATCGCCGACAGCAGCCGTCACAGCGGAATTTACGCCGCACTGAAAGGCATTGCACCGACGCTGCTGCTGAAATCCCGCAATGAAACCTACAGTGAGGATCTGGCGTCAGCGGCGATCATCGGCAAGGTGCTGGGCAAAGATGTGCTGATGCAACAACGGCTGAAGGAACATCACCAGCGGATGCAGGCGTTTGCCGCGCAGTTGCCAAAAGGTACGCAGGTGGTTTTCGGCACGTCGCGCGAGCAGCAGTTCAATCTGCATACGCGCGACTCCTACACCGGCAGCGTGCTGACCTCGCTCGGCCTGATTGTGCCGGAGCCGGTTAACCAGCAGGCGCTGGCCAATATCAGCTTCGAACAGTTGCTGGCGATCAATCCGGACTGGCTGATCGTTGCGCACTACCGTCAGGAAAGCATCGTGCGCCAGTGGCAGCAGGATCCGCTGTGGCAGATGATGAAAGCCGCGCAGCAAAAACAGGAGGCGTCGGTGGACAGTAACGTCTGGGCGCGGATGCGCGGGGTATTTGCCGCCGAACAGATCGCCCGCGACACGGTGCAGATCCTGCATCATCAGGCGCTTAAAACCGCACCATGA